Part of the Aquamicrobium lusatiense genome is shown below.
GGCGGGCTTCGCCGGCGTGTTCGGCAAGATCGCCCATGCCTATTTCCAGCGTCATGGCGACCAGTCGGACGCGCTTGCGGCCATTGCCGCCAAGAACCACAAGAATGGCGTTGAAAATCCCTATGCGCAGATGCGCAAGGATCTGGGTTACGACTTCTGCCGGCAGGAAAGCGAGAAGAACCCCTATGTGGCGGGACCTCTCAAGCGCACCGACTGCTCGCTCGTCTCGGACGGCGCTGCAGCGATTGTGCTGACCGATACCACGACGGCGCTGTCCATGCGCCGCGCCATCGCCTTCCGTGCCAATGAGCATGTGCAGGATTTCCTGCCGATGTCGAAGCGCGACATCCTGCTGTTCGAGGGCTGCGAACAGGCCTGGGCGCAGGCGCTGAAGAAGGCCGGCGTGACGCTGCACGATCTGTCTTTCGTGGAGACGCATGACTGCTTCACCATTGCCGAACTGATCGAATATGAGGCGATGGGACTGGCGAAGCGCGGCGAGGGCGCGAAGCTGGCGCTCGAAGGCTATACGGCCAAGGACAGCAAGCTGCCGGTCAATCCTTCCGGCGGACTGAAATCAAAGGGCCACCCGATCGGCGCGACGGGGGTTTCGATGCATGTGCTGACCTCGATGCAGCTTGCGGGCGAGGCGGGCGGCATTCAGGTGCCCAATGCAAAGCTTGGGGGCATCTTCAACATGGGAGGCGCTGCTGTCGCCAACTATGTGTCGATTCTCGATCGTATCCGCTAAAGCGGATTCATAACTGACGCGAAGCGCGCGAGCGCTGCGAGCGGTTTTCGCAGTTCCGAAATTAGATCGCCTCGTGATTCAATTTCGGAATTGCTCTGGCCTGGGAGGAGCCGGCAGACGTGACAAATCCGGTACTGGCAGAGGTTCTTCGCGGAACTCTGGTGGAAAGCGTTCATCGTGGTTCGGTGGCGGTTTTTGATGGCGACGGAAAATCCGTCTGGGAAATCGGGGAGACGCACCGACCAGTCTTTCCCCGCTCTGCGGTAAAGCTCATTCAGGCCCTGCCTCTGGTCGAGAGCGGCGCGGCGGACGCCTATGGATTTGGAGATCGTGAGCTGGCTCTGGCTTGCGCGTCGCATTCCGGCGAACCTCTTCATGCCGAGACGGCGCTTTCGATGCTGCTGCGCGCGGGGCTGGATGAAACAGCGCTGGAATGCGGCTGCCACTGGCCGGACAATCATGCCGCCACCATAGCGATGGCGCGGGCAGGCGGTGAACCCAATGCGCTGCACAACAACTGTTCCGGTAAGCATGCCGGATTTCTCTGCACCTGCTGCCATTCCGGCATCGCCCATGAGGGCTATGTGAAGGCGGATCACAGGCTGCAGGGGCTGGTGCGTGATGCCATGGAGGCGGTGACCGGGGCGGCCCATGAGGTGGACATTTGCGGCACTGACGGTTGCTCGATCCCGACTTATGCGGTTCCGCTGCGCAATTTCGCGGTTGGGTTTGCCAGAATAGCGACCGGAAACGGCTTGCAGCCGGAGCGGGCAAAGGCCGGACGGCGGCTGATGTCGGCCTGCATGGCGGAGCCTTTCATGGTTTCGGGAACCGGCCGTGCCGACGAAGCTCTGATGAAGGCCGCACCCGGCCGCATCTTCGTCAAGATGGGGGCAGAGGGCGTCTATTGCGCCGCGGTGCCGGAACTGGGCTTCGGTATCGCGCTGAAATGCGATGACGGAGCCGTCCGCGCGGCCGAAGCGATGATTGCGGGCGTTTTGGCCAAGCTTCTTGAAAAGGACGAGCCGCTTGCGGATGAACTGCGGAAGCTGGCGCACAAGCCTATCATGAGCCGCAACGGCGCTAAGGTTGGCGAGGTCCGCCCGGCCGCATTTGCGGACTGAACCGCCATGAGCAGGGCTTTTACCCGGGAGGACGATAACGAAAGTGCGATTGCAGCCCTCGGCGAGCGCCCTGTGAGCCCGCATCGCAATCTCGTCACGCAACGCGGTCTGGCGCTTATCGAGGCGGAAATCGTTCGGTTGCGCGAAGAGATCGTGCGGGCCGAGGCCGAAGGGGATCGGGAACGACTGGAGCTTGCCGCACGCGATCTGCGGTATTGGGGAGCGCGGCGCGAGAATGCCGAGCTGTCCGTTCCGGATGCCGATTCTGATGTCGTCCGCTTCGGCATGACCGTAGCGCTGGAAGATGAAGACGGCAGGACGGCCAGATGGCAGATCGTGGGGGAGGACGAGGCCGAGCCTGCCAAAGGGTCGATCTCGCATATCTCACCCATGGCGCAGGCTCTCTTCGGCCAGAAGGTTGGCGAGCTGATCACCGTCAACGGTCGCGAATGGGAGATCGTCGACCTGATCGCAGAAGCTTGAAGACGACTGGCCGCCCAGAGCGTTTCCAGGAAAAGTGGAAACACTTTTCCGGTTCGGAAAAGCGACAAACCGAAGGCTCCAGGCGAAAGCGGGTCCTTTTATTCCTGTGCGACCGTTTCCACGCTTCCGTCGAACAACAGGGGATGCAGAGCCTCGCAGAAGACCACGCCATCCGTCGGCGCCGGATGGCGCTCTGCGGAGAGGGTCGGCACGGAGGCCGCAGCATCAGCGTTCTGTTGAGTTGCTGATACGGTCCGGCGCTGACTGGCCGAAGTCTTTACCCGGCTCTGGATGTGACCGGCTTTCAGGCTCGGCAGAATCCCGCCTTCCTGCTCGATCCGCTGAAATTCCGCCCAGCCCTGCTGGCAAAAATCTTCGACCAGTTCATCGACGTCGGAAAGGTCCGCCTGTTCCTGAGCGACAAGCATCTGCAGGTTACGCGCGATACGGCGGGCATTTCCTTCCGGCAGGCCGTGAGCAATCGTGTGCGGCAGAACCGCGATCGAATCAGCACCGCCAGCGGCAGCGCCAAAAACGGCAGCGGCATTGCGGGCGACATTGCCGGAAAGATCCTGTCGCCCGACGATGCGCATGGAGGTTTCTGCGTGGATTTCGGTGGGCGTCGGTGAAATTGAAAAGCTTTCCTGAAGGCGCGCCCAGAGTAGGCGCAGAGCCTTGATCTTGGCGGCAGATGCCAGAGCATCGTCATCGACGCCAACGGCAAACCCGATATGCGGGGCGGCATAGACCAGAGCTTGCCTGGCTTCCTGAAACAGGCGCAGATGCGCTGCGGCGGAAGCCAGCATGGCACCAAGCTCCTGCGCTTCGGTCGCGCCGGCATTGTGCAGAACGCGGCCGTCCGCTTCGAGCAGGATGCCGGGTACATCCATGGCGAAGAAATAGGCCAGAGATTGCGGCATAGAGGCCTGCAATGCCTCGATGGTCATGCGCAGACGGCCCGTGCCGGCAAATGTCGCGGCCGGATCTATGCCGAAGGACAGGTTGAGACGTGAAGGGTCGATATTTCCCTTGCCAAGGCTTCCAACCAGCCAGTCGGCCATGGCGCGGCTGGCGGGGTGAACGTCAAGCCGAAGGTAGATCCTGTCGAGCGGCACATCTTCAAGAATCCGTCCGAGCGCCTGAGGCGTCCCCGGCAGACCATACCCAAATGCATTGGGAGCGCCGTCGAAAACCAGCGCAAGCCCGGTCGCGCCTTGCGCGAGATCGTCCGCGATCTGGGCGCGCGCGCGCTCCACATCTGGGTCGTCAATGCGCTGACAGATCGCCCAGCGCGGTTTGCCGGAGGCAGGTGCGATAGCGCCGTCGCCAAGCGCCTGTTCGGCAATAGCTTTCCAACGGTTGTCCTGGCCGTGGCGATCTGCTGCTGTGTCGGTCAAGAATCTGGTCCTTTACTGCTATCCGGGAGAGCGCCGCGCCGGCCCGGATGTGGTGCACTGTAAGGTCCCTGTTCACGTACGGCAATGCAGCAGATGAGGCGGGAGGGAACTTGCACCTTTGAATTTGGCTTTCGCCTTACTATACCTGCGAAGCTGGCCGGTTTCCTGCCGGCCAATCGATCGCGGAGAATTCATGATGGCGGCTGAAGACAGCATTTTCCTGGGTGCCAGCCGAAAGCCTGATGACAGCTATCAGCGGCCGGAGGAATTGCTGCTGCGTTATGGCAACCGCCACGGGCTGGTTACCGGCGCAACGGGTACGGGTAAAACCGTGACCTTGCAGGTGCTGGCGGAGGGTTTTTCCAATGCCGGCGTGCCCGTGTTCTGCGCCGACATAAAGGGTGACCTTTCAGGTATCGCCATGATGGGCGAGGCGAAAGATTTTTTGCAGAAGCGGGCCGCAGAAGTCCGCCTCGATCCTTATGAGTTTCAGGAATTTCCGGTCATCTTCTGGGATCTGTTCGGCGAGCAGGGACACCCCGTTCGCGCCACCATTTCCGAAATGGGGCCGTTGCTGCTGTCGCGGCTGATGAACCTGACCGACGCGCAGGAAGGGGTGATGAACATTGCCTTCCGTATCGCCGACGAGGAGGGCCTTCTACTCCTCGACATGAAGGATCTGCAGGCGCTTCTGGCAAATCTGGCAGAGCGGGCCCCGGAAATCGGAGCACGCTACGGCAACGTCACAAAGCAGTCGGTCGGTGCCATTCAGCGGTCGCTGCTGATTCTTGAGCAGCAGGGCGGTAACCATTTTTTCGGCGAGCCGGCGCTGCGCATTGACGATCTGATGCGTACCACGCGTGACGGGCGCGGCGCCATCAACGTGCTTGCCGCCGACAAGCTGATGATGAGCCCGCGCCTTTATGCGACTTTCCTGCTGTGGCTGATGTCGGAACTGTTCGAGGTGCTGCCCGAAGTCGGCGATCCCGACAAGCCGAAGCTGGTCTTCTTCTTCGACGAGGCGCATCTGCTGTTCGACGATGCACCCAAGGCGCTGGTCGACCGGGTGGAGCAGGTGGTGCGACTTATCCGCTCGAAGGGGGTTGGCGTTTATTTCGTGACCCAGAATCCGCTCGACGTGCCGGAAACCGTGCTCGCGCAACTGGGTAATCGTGTACAGCATGCCCTGCGCGCCTATACGCCCCGCGAGCAGAAGGCGGTGAAAACCGCAGCCGACACGTTTCGCCACAATCCGGATTTCAATTGCGCCACGGCAATCACCCAGCTTGGCACCGGCGAGGCGCTGGTTTCCACGCTGGAGGAAAAGGGCGTGCCTTCGATGGTGCAACGCACATTGATCCGTCCGCCCTCCTCAAGGCTTGGGCCAATCACACCGCAGGAACGGCAGGATATTCTCAGCGTCAGCCCTGTCGCCGGCCAGTATGACCAGCCGATCGATCGCGAATCCGCTTTTGAAATGCTACAGAAGCGCGCTGCCGAGGCTCAGACAGCGCAGCAGCCACAGCAGCAGACCCGGAGCCAGACGGGTGGCGGAGGAGGGGGCGGGTGGACCTTGCCGGATTTTGGCAGCACACCCGCACCGACCAGCCGCACGCGCAAAGCGCCGGCGCCGCGCACATCGAACCGGCAGACCGTTACGGAAGCCGCTGTTAAGTCGGTTGTGCGTTCAGTGGGATCTTCGATCGGGCGCGCTTTGGTGCGTGGCATTCTGGGTAGCCTGACCCGCAAGCGCTGATTTGTGCCGGCGGCGCTTAAACGGAACTCTGCTCGGAACAGTCCGGAACATTGAACGTCTAAAAAGAAAACGGCGCCACAAGGCGCCGTTTCTTCATTCGTCAGGTAATCTGTATCAGCGCGCCTTGCGCTTGCGGCCGAGGCCCATCTGCTTGGCAAGTTCCGAACGAGCGGCTGCATAGCTGGGAGCAACCATCGGATAATTGGCATCCAGGCCCCACTTCTCGCGGTACTGCTCAGGCGTCAGATTGTAGTGTGTCATGAGATGGCGCTTGAGCGATTTGAACTTCTTGCCGTCTTCAAGGCAGATGATGTAGTCGTCATGGACCGATCTCTTGGGATTGACTGCCGGCTTCTGCTTGTCGACGGGCAGGGGCTCGGGCGACGCGCTGCCGGCGACGCGGCCAAGGGCTGCATGGACATCGGCGATCAGATTGGAGAGCTCGGATGCCGGAACGGGGTTGTTGCTCACATAGGCTGCGACGACATCAGCAGTAAGTTCGATAAGCGTATCGATATTTTTCGGGAACGTGTCGGCAGTGTCCATGTTCGTGAAATCCCAACGAGAGACATGATAACGATGCCGATGATCAGCGCATGGCATCTGCGGAATTTAATGGCAGGAGCGTCAGCGATTCGCTCAGCGTCAACTTCATGATCCCAGATGACTGTCAAGTCAATCGCATATGTTCTTTGGTGGCATAATGCTCAATGATTTTTTTTGACCGCCTAGTTCAATTATCAATACACAACTACATACTGCCTCAATACGAGCTGTCGTTCATCTGCCTGACAAAGCAAAGAGTATTACAATATGTATCTCCCATGGCAGACGGGACTTGAACGCTGGTGAGCAGCATGTTCTTTGAACTGTGAAATAAATGGAAAGCTTAAGATGACGACAAAGGCACCCTTCGGTTCCGGGCAGGCTCCCCGCCCTGTGAAAGTCCCGGTCGAGGACACGCGGCACGGTATAACCCGCACGGATGAATATGCCTGGATGCGGGCCGAAAACTGGCAGGAAGTCTTCCGCGACCCTGCACGGCTCGCCGCCGATATACGCGCTCATCTTGAAGAGGAGAATGCCTATCAGGCGCAGTTGATGTCTGATACGGCGGGGCTGCGTGAGGCGCTCTTTTCCGAGATGAAAGGACGCATCAAGGAGGACGATTCGTCGGTGCCTATGAAAGATGGACCCTTTGCCTACGGTTCGTCTTACCGCATGGGCGGCCAGCAGCCGCGTTATTTCCGCAAGCCGGCCCAGGGCGGAGATGAGGAGATATTGCTGGATGGCGACCATGAAGCTGAGGGAAAGCCCTATTTCCAGCTTGGAGGCATCGACCATTCGTCCGACCACAAGCGCCTGTTGTGGGCCTATGACGACAAGGGTTCCGAATTCTACACGCTGCGCGTACGTGATCTTGCCACGGGTGCCGAGCTTGCAGACAGTATCGAAAGCACGGGCGGTGGCGGCACATGGGCATCCGATAACAACGGCTTTTTCTACACGCTGCTGGACGATAACCACAGGCCGTCGAAAGTATTCTTCCACCAGCTCGACGACGATACTGCCAATGACCGACTGATCTACGAGGAGACGGATCCCGGTTTCTTCATGAGCGTTGGCGGCACACGCCGCAACGACTGGATCATGATCAGCATCAGCGATCATGAGACTTCGGAGTATCGCATACTCAACGCAGCCGACCCTCTTGGCACGCCGCTGCTCGTCGCCGCGCGCGAGGCGGGCATTCAGTATGATCTGGAGGAAGGTGGCGACATATTCTTCGTGCTCACCAACGAAGGCGGAGCCAGAGACTTCAAGATCATGACCGCTCCGGTTTCCGACCCGGTGCGCGCCAACTGGACCGAGCTGGTACCGCATCAGCCGGGTCGCCTGATCCTGTCCATCATGGGGTTTCGCGATTACCTCGTCCGGCTCGAACGGCTCGATGGCCTACCACGCATCGTGGTTCACGAACGCGCCACCGGCGAGGAACATGCCATTGCCTTCGACGAGGAAGCCTATTCCCTCGGCATGGCAGGATCATATGAATATGACACGGACGTTCTGCGCTTCTCCTATTCGTCGATGACCACGCCGGCACAGGTCTTCGACTACGATATGCGCACGCGCCAGCGCACCCTGCTCAAGACGCAGGAGGTTCCCTCCGGTCACGACGCCGACGCCTATGTCACCCGCCGCCTGATGGCCACCGCACCGGATGGCGAGGCCGTGCCGGTCTCCCTGCTTTACCGGCGCGATACGCCGCTGGACGGTACAGCTCCGTGTCTGCTCTACGGGTACGGGTCCTACGGCATCACCATTCCCGCATCCTTCAACACCAACTGCCTGTCGCTGGTGGACCGCGGCTTCGTCTACGCGATCGCCCATGTGCGCGGCGGCAAGGATAAGGGCTATTCCTGGTACGACGACGGAAAAAGGGCGCACAAGCAAAACACCTTCCGCGACTTCATCGCCGTCGCAAGACATCTCGTCGATGAAGGCTACACGTCGCATGACCGCATCGTGGCGCAGGGTGGCTCGGCGGGTGGCATGCTGATGGGCGCAATCGCCAACATGGCGCCTGAAGCTTTCGGCGCCATCATAGCGGAAGTGCCCTTCGTGGATGTGCTCAACACCATGCTCGACGCGTCGCTGCCGCTCACGCCGCCGGAATGGCCGGAATGGGGGAATCCGATCGCCTCGGAAGAGGATTACAGGACGATTGCCGCCTATTCCCCATACGACAATGTCGGTGCTTTCGACTATCCGCCAATCCTGGCGCTGGCCGGGCTCACCGATCCGCGCGTGACCTACTGGGAACCGGCGAAATGGGTGGCGCGCCTGCGCGACACTAAAAGCGGCGACAATCCCGTCCTGTTCAAGATCAACATGGACTCGGGCCATGCAGGCGCGTCAGGCCGCTTCTCGCGGCTGGAGGAGATAGCTTACACCTATTCCTTTGCCCTGAAGGCTACCGGCAAGGCGGACGTGAAGCCCGCCACCTGACAGCGGTCGCTACTGGCGCGCCGGATAACCGTTCTGGCGTGCCGGTATGGCTTTCAGATAGGCCGCGATCGCCTCGCGGTCTTCGCTGGTGAGTTCCGCCATGTTCTTCTGCACTTCCACCATCGATCCGCCGACGGAATCGAAGTCTGGCGTAAAGCCCGTTTCGAGATAGCCGGCGATGTCGGATTCCGACCAGTCGCCGATGCCGCCTTCACCGGCGGTGATGTTGGGCACAACACCTTCGCCTTCCGCCGCAACCGCGCCGGCGAGCCACTGGTTCCTGTCGCTTCCACCGGCGAAATCGCGCGGTGTATGGCATTCTCCGCAATGGCCGGGGCCCTCGACCAGATAGCGCCCGGCCAGAACCTTGTCCGGCGTGCCTTCGGCGAATTCCACCACCGGCCGCTCGTCAAGATAGAGGAGCTTCCACAGCCCGATCCCGCGGCGGATGTTGTAGGGAAATGTGAGATCATGTGCAGCTGTATGCCCGGCCGCTGCCGGAAGCGTCTGCATGAAGGCGAACAGATCGGCTATGTCCTGCGGTTTCATACGGGCATATGAGGCATACGGAAACGCAGGGTAGTAGTGGCGTCCGTCCGGGGAAACGCCTTTCAGCATTGCGGCGGCAAAATCGTCGAGCGTCCAGTTCCCTATGCCGTCATTTTTGTCTTGCGAGATATTCGGTGCGACGAAGGTGCCGAACGGTGTGGCAAGCTCCACACCGCCGGCAAGCGTGAAGCGCGCATCGCCCTCTGCGCCCTTGGCGGCATGGCAGGAAGCACAGCCGCCTGCATGGAACATACGCGCTCCGCGTTCAGCGTCTCCCGGCGCGGCAGAGGCCATGATTTGGGAATCCGGGCGATGGGGGGCGGAGGCGACCCATCCAGCTACCGCGCCCAGCCCAACCACAACGCCAAGAGTGGCGGCGATTTTTCCGCGTCTGGACATCGGGGCCGGTCAGCCCTTGCGGACGCGGAACGTCTCGTGGCAGGCGCCGCAGCTTGCGCCGATGGCGCCGAACTTCGCCTTGAGTGCATCGACGTCAGCCGGTGCATCGGTCACGGCCGCGTTGACGGCGGCCTCGAACTTGCCTTCAGCAGCCTTGAACCCGTCCGGGTCTTCCCAGATTTTTGGCGCGGCGGTCGTATCGCCCGTATCCGAACCGGCCGGATAAAGCGCCTCGACATCGAACTTTTCGGCGTTAGCCTGCATGTCCTGCAGGGTCTTGAGAACGGCAGCCGCGTCAAAGGGGGTCTCGCCCTTCACCACTTTGGAGAGCTCGCCAGTCAGCTTGCCCCGCTCTTTCATCAGGGCCTTGCGGTCGGCCAGAGTGTCGGCAAATGCGGCAGAGCCGGCAATGGCGAAGATGGAAATGGCGAGTAGAAGCTTTTTCATGTCTGGCTCCGAATCTGATGAAGAAACGTGGCTGCTCCGACAGAATCGGAGATGGTGCTAAACTGTCTCAAAATCTGGATGATTTCGCTTCACGCTTGCGTGAAGCTTTGGTGAAGACCTGAAGACTGAAACCCCGGGGATCTACCCCCGGGGTTTCACGCTGAAACGATCAGGCGTTTGCCTTTTCGTACAGCTCAAGGACATAATCCCAGTTGATCAGGCTGTCGACGAAAGCCTCCAGATACTTCGGACGCGCGTTGCGGTAGTCGATGTAGTAGGAGTGCTCCCAGACGTCGACGCCGAGGATCGGCGAAGCGCCGTGAACCAGCGGGTTCTCGCCATTGGGGGTCTTGGAGATCTCCAGCTTTCCATCCTTGACCGAAAGCCATGCCCAGCCGGAGCCGAACTGCGTGGTGCCGGCGTTGATGAAATCGGCCTTGAACTTGTCATAACCGCCCAGATCGCTGTCGACGGCCTTCTGCAGGGCGCCCGGCAGCTTGTTGCCGCCGCCGTCCTTCTTCATCCACTTCCAGAAATGGATGTGGTTGTAGTGCTGGGCCGCGTTGTTGAAGAGACCCTGGTTCTTGCCGAAGGACTGCTTCACCACTTCTTCGACGCTCAGGTCGCCCAGCCCGGCTTCGGCCGCCAGCTTGTTGCCGTTGTCGACATAGGCTTTGTGGTGCTTGTCATGGTGATATTCGAGCGTTTCCTTCGACATGAAGGGCTGAAGCGCCTCATAGTCATAGGGAAGTTCGGGAAGTTCGAAAGCCATTCGTCTTACTCCTCAAATAAATCCGGGGGGTTACCGGACTAACATAGGTCTGTAAGCCCCGGGAACAACACCCCGCGGGCAGGCATCACTCCCCGTTCAGCCATTCGCTAAGGGGGAGTCGAATGCGCTTCTCTCAATAGAGGGCTCGCGGCATCTTGACCATTGGTCCAGATGCTAAATGCCTGCTTCCGAAGCGAACAAACTGCTCCTGATCCGGATAGCCGCATTGCCGGGATGGCGATCACAAAGACGTCATATCAGTTGGCCGGTGATCGGAGGGATAATCTGTTTACCTTCCTTTCAGCCGCCCCATATAGGGTTCACACAACCCGTTGCCGATCGGCAACAGTGGAACCTTAGTCACATGTTCGCCTTTATTTGTCCTACCTGCGGCCAGATTTGGCGCTACCTATCGCCCCTGTCGGGAGCGGCGATGCCGGCAACGGCTTCGCCCATGTGAACAGTAGAGAAAGATCGAGACCACAATTCATGGCAACAGATTCACCTCCCGTCCTGCTGACCAGACGCCGTTTTCTCAACCTGACGGCAATGGGAGCCGCCGCAGCCACCGTTTCGGCCTGCACCACAACGGCTCCACCGGTGCCCCTGAAACCTGCGGAACCACAAGCCCATCCTGAACTCGGCAGCTACGACATCATGTACGGGCCAGTTTTCGATGGCGGCTATGAAATTCCGGCCGTTCCCTATCGCAAGATCGATTCAAAGTTCCTGCGCCAGATCGTTCCTGATCCGACAGGCGAACGCCCGGGTACAATTGTCGTCGATACGTCGCAGCACTACCTTTATCTGGTGCGCGAGGGCGGACAGGCCATCCGTTATGGTGTTGGCCTTGGCCGTGCCGGTTTCGAATGGGCCGGGCGCGCAGTGGTTCAGTACAAGCGCGAATGGCCCAAGTGGACCCCGCCGGACGAGATGATCGCCCGTCAGCCTGAACTCGAAAAATACAGCGTCCGCAATGGCGGCATGCCTCCGGGGCTGATGAATCCGCTCGGCGCGCGCGCGCTCTACATTTTCCAGAACAACGAGGATACGCTCTATCGTATCCATGGTTCTCCGGAATGGCACTCGATCGGCAAGTCCATTTCATCCGGCTGTGTGCGCCTGATGAATCAGGACATCATCGATCTCCACAGCCGCGTTCCCGGCAAGACGCCGATCGTCGTCACCAACGGGCTTGGCGCCCGGGTCGCCAGCTATGACCCGAGCGGCACGCCGGTCGATGCCGGGGTGCCGGAAGATTCCACATTGCTCGGACGCGCCACCCGCTCCTGGTTCTGACGGAAGCCTTGAAGTTCAAAGAAGCAGCCTTCCTGCGGCCTCACCAATCGAAAAAGCCTCCTGAAGATATCAGGGGGCTTTTCAGTTTCGAGTGTCATCACACAACAAGCGCATGCGACGGAGAAGTCGGCTTGCCATTGCCCCTGAGCTGATCGCGCGCCTGCTTGAGAGCGATGTGACGGTTCAGATCGTAGTTCCAATGCCGGCGCAAGCCTCGCAGACGTTCGCGCT
Proteins encoded:
- a CDS encoding superoxide dismutase, with amino-acid sequence MAFELPELPYDYEALQPFMSKETLEYHHDKHHKAYVDNGNKLAAEAGLGDLSVEEVVKQSFGKNQGLFNNAAQHYNHIHFWKWMKKDGGGNKLPGALQKAVDSDLGGYDKFKADFINAGTTQFGSGWAWLSVKDGKLEISKTPNGENPLVHGASPILGVDVWEHSYYIDYRNARPKYLEAFVDSLINWDYVLELYEKANA
- a CDS encoding L,D-transpeptidase — its product is MATDSPPVLLTRRRFLNLTAMGAAAATVSACTTTAPPVPLKPAEPQAHPELGSYDIMYGPVFDGGYEIPAVPYRKIDSKFLRQIVPDPTGERPGTIVVDTSQHYLYLVREGGQAIRYGVGLGRAGFEWAGRAVVQYKREWPKWTPPDEMIARQPELEKYSVRNGGMPPGLMNPLGARALYIFQNNEDTLYRIHGSPEWHSIGKSISSGCVRLMNQDIIDLHSRVPGKTPIVVTNGLGARVASYDPSGTPVDAGVPEDSTLLGRATRSWF